In Carcharodon carcharias isolate sCarCar2 chromosome 37 unlocalized genomic scaffold, sCarCar2.pri SUPER_37_unloc_7, whole genome shotgun sequence, the DNA window TTGAGGTCAAGGGGCCTGGATTTGAGGCCTGGGGGTCCTGGGAGTGAGGCCCAACAACCTGGATTGAGGCCCGGGGGTCTGGGTTGAGGCCCGGGAGCCTGGATTGAGGCCCGGGGGCCTGGGTGAGGTCAAGGGGCCTGGATTGAGGCCTGGGGTCTGGATTGAGGCCCAACAAACTGGATTGAGGCCCGGGGTCTGGATTGAGGCCCGGGGAGCCTGATTGAGGCCCGGGGGCCTGGGTTGAGGTCAAGGGGCCTGGATTGAGGCCCGGGGGTCTGGATTGAGGGCCCGGGGGTCTGGATTGAGGCCCGGGGGCCTGGGTTGAGGCCCAGGGGCCTGGATTGAGGCCCGGGGGCCTGGGTTGAGGTCAAGGGCCTGGATTGAGGCCCGGGGCCGGGGTTAGGTCACGGGGCCTGGATTGAGGCCCAGGGGTCTGGATTGAGGCCCAACAACCTGGATTGAGGCCCGGGGGTCTGGTTTGAGGCCCAGGGGCCTGGATTGAGGCCTGGGAGCCTGGATTGAGGCCCGGGGGCCTGGGTTGAGGTCAAGGGGCCTGGATTGAGGCCTGGGGGTCTGGATTGAGGCCAACAAACTGATTGAGGCCCGGGGGCCTGGGTTGAGGTCAAGGGGCCTGGATTGAGGCCTGGGAGCCTGGATTGAGGCCTGGGAGCCTGGATTGAGGCCAGAGAGCTGGATTGAGGCCCAACACAACTGATTGAGGCCCGGGGGCCTGGATTGAGGCCCAGAGAGCTGGATTGCCGCTCAGGTAAGTGAACAAGTGATAATTTGATcaatcctcagccctcaccacacACCATAAAGGCTCATTTCTGTTCCTTACCTTCACTCTTGCCGCCCTTATCCTCTTCTCTGGTTAAATCTAGAAGCTCGTCAACGCAATCTCCAGCTCTGGTATCGCCTCCTCCTGCAATAGATCACAGATTCAAGCGATTGCCAACCCCAACCAGGCCAACCAACCATCATTCTCCACCCAGAGCCTGAAATGTCCGTAGACTTCGGGCTCCATGGCCTTGAACCCCATAATCCAGAAGATACtcagtgttactgagagagaaccacactgtcggagggtcagcactgagggagtgccgcactgtcagagggtcagcactgagggagtgccgcactgtcggagggtcagtgctgagaaagCGCCGCGctgtcgagggtcagtgctggagggagtgccgcactgtcgggagggtcagtgctgagggagtgccgcactgtcggagggtcagtgctgagggagagccgcactgtcggagggtcagtgctgaggggagcaccgcactgtcagagggtcagtgctgagggagcgccgcactgttggagggtcagtatgagggagagccgcactgtccggagggtcagtgctgagggagcgccgcactgtcagagggtcagtgctgagggagcgccgcactgtcagagggtcagtgctgagggagagccgcactgtgggaggggtcagtgctgagggagcgccgcactgtcggaggttcagtgcctgagaggagagccgcactgacagagggtcagtgctgagggagcgctgcactgtcagagggtcagtgctgagggagcgctgcactgtcggaggttcagtactgagggagcgccgcactgtcggagggtcagtgctgagaaagcgccgcactgtcggagggtcagtgctgagggagcgccgcactgtcggagggtcagtgctgagggagtgccgcactgtcggaggggtcagtgctgagggagacgccgcacagtcagaggtcagtactgagggagcgccgcactgtgggagggtcagtactgagggagcgccgcactgtccggagggtcagcgttgagggagtgccgcactgtcggagggtcagcgctgaggagaacgccgcactgtcggagggtcagtgctgagggagcgctgcactgtcagagggtcagtgctgaggagcgCCCGcacttcggagggtcagtatgagggagagccgcactgtcggagggtcagtgctgagggagcgccgcactgtcagagggtcagtgctgaggagcgccgcactgtcagagggtcagtgctgcggagcgccgcactgtgcgagggtcagtgctgagggagtgtcgcactggtcggagggtcagcgttgagggagcgccgcactgtcagagggtccagtgctgagggagcgccgcactgtcggagggttccagtgctgagggagcgccgcactgatcgggaggttcagtgctgaggtgaGAGcccggcactgtcggaggggcagtgctgagggagcgctggcactgtcggagggtcaggtgctgagggagcgctgcactgtcggaggttcagtactgagggagcgccgcaatgatCTGAGGGTACAGTAGCTGAGAAAGACGCCGCACtgatcggagggtcagtgctgagggagcgccgcactgtcgagggtcagcgttgagggagagccgcactgtcggagggtcagcgttgagggagagccgcactgtcggagggtcagcgctgagggagcgccgcactgtcggagggtcagtactgagggagtgccgcactgtcggagggtcagtgctgagggagtgccgcactgtcggagggtcagtgctgagggagcgccgcactgtcggagggtcagcgctgagggagcgccgcactgtcggagggtcagtgctgagggagcgccgcactgtcggagggtcagtgctgagggagcgctgcactgtcggagggtcagtgctgagggagcgccgccctgtcggagggtcagtgctgagggagcgccacacgttggaggg includes these proteins:
- the LOC121274758 gene encoding translation initiation factor IF-2-like: GGDTRAGDCVDELLDLTREEDKGGKSEGSQASIQAPRPQSRPLDLNPGPRASISLLASIQTPRPQSRPLDLNPGPRASIQAPRPQSRPLGLKPDPRASIQVVGPQSRPLGLNPGPAPGPQSRPPGPQSRPPGLNPGPLTSTQAPGPQSGSPGLNPDPGPQSSLLGLNPDPRPQSRPLDLTQAPGPQSRLPGLNPDPRASIQVVGPHSQDPQASNPGPLTSTQASQASTQTPGPQSRLLGLIPDPQASIQAP